A portion of the Coturnix japonica isolate 7356 chromosome 4, Coturnix japonica 2.1, whole genome shotgun sequence genome contains these proteins:
- the ZGRF1 gene encoding LOW QUALITY PROTEIN: protein ZGRF1 (The sequence of the model RefSeq protein was modified relative to this genomic sequence to represent the inferred CDS: inserted 1 base in 1 codon): MASQEFTVLYTHQKMKKSKTWQDGVLRIRPGENKAILFDEKGQYLESMFIKSQVNSGDNLESERYLITVEEAKMKENSCENQPRKAEVVDVNRRGVKPGVLPPRHLSVGLKRKFKGFQGPRQVEKKVSTVEDGERMAVLPTSEQSRDLFPSRFYSTSPLFSTVYKKNAETDLSTDLREDGGTDNRDRVTPSPVVSLPFLHTCNETEKKNSDQSMVKPESPLITGHTKSSSWTAGHGAVSQNIRSTAQIIALLKSKTTQVCREQATSEVTKCSRFQALENRDSSYSLKSTTLPAFSVNSDKSIAQNIHHLPSTKEMVNDKKEWNIEMLINSSEPCDKEITGRTHDKKADSLSQDLQDPCKTNSSVLSELTISRVSDSQFVSSCSASPIAFEAPVSISREHLAINGLQDNSSIDSQRDLQLRQSSERAPSDSELSEDVTVTENGIALQGLSPCGRDCSPDKQVMEVNFDLLGAFDFPDVDNGEHCERNKKELTEEDMLSKSVDCLEGEDGAQNTALRLNSCFEVMTHCKKEENKCSIYDVENDGNRCTENMPLQFCNNVVGTESVMEDSTEIVAELLDDRNSFKEINESLISIETVNNKKDLDVCAALTINGTLGTKRKHFDLSPGDTNVECHPKTGMFCKTENVSCLASSSIISTTEGQTEDDIMQLGCRKSPDGDIEHFWGTKSDYIKPNSPVLTLSQNSESCCGSFQNITEGHQNVSGFLSKEDTLISRSAICPLGKGHSASEETEMGETEFENPLSVNVPHGACKGERIEMDCLKFMAMAENSSDLPALVNNITLLRALSQCSTALDSLQMMKENNDVLHDAETSKEILKPLIKDEAIKRFTEMPYSESIQASSCSCVDSSGNLKTELCVPPKVLGQRDPRASDCQWKPVEFQGYQIKGSASSETMLRVPCSQLGWQQNPDTMEFAAERFLSPPFSSNYVLSDFRESPDSTSLHEDNTNFIREENFQKKFNIRDSVVDHSPLALNPCSEVPPWIVSSSPSHSVLGEMQWTSWEPDKIISSVQLNSSVSPASGKKESVQDTQEPLVHRNLPSDSELSEDIFTWEKDSYPEECNSAVKIKSSLVTATAEKIPNMEFFLTDSEEVQQSNGFSGVRLNIKSTVFPMSASGPEDRNYETSVFEEXYRQRKSVHPAFSNVTSQYRQSKWLKYLNSAHCDLTTQNSSDMDVTDDIHAENVLGMLPGDTGECQYSTVNSSAPGSVPLLTAKSVLGECCADSSNQDLISERKLLRLKQTPLTEPAQMVLSHLTCRTATDVQDVTVSELSFPNADKVKHANLPKRKITIPTEFQSHIHYKQVFKAALTEHLNIMLFELSQRLHNALSKVDISFYTSLKDERSESKESCVPLCDHMRPAKVLVVKKEGQNKGRLFYACDAPRAERCSFFKWTEEVNPAQMKKFRPSVVLHDVKSIGAYLRNQNIFVFDGCQLFVRKGYEIRTQWCSKLKKLMNVHAESDGDSKSKLYLKLSRKEHYSLYSKDDIWVVSKTLNFDPLDTFIASSAFFGPTHNNEVELLPLKGYCPSNWHSHTSVHALLVCNASGELISLRNMEEYFNPSTLPLIPYLLKMNLDSEKPTRRINKRKFTPPAMSLVHKKTYASASTEVAMELAEKMILTFSLNPDQATSLIHIAQMMTSYANTKPVEEHQIFPITIIHGVFGAGKSYLLSVVILFLVQLFESSEAKEGPELAPWKLLIASSTNVAVDRILLCLLDLGFEDFIRVGSIRKIAKAVLPYSLHAGSGNENEQLKELLALMKEDLAPAEKTYVRKSIERHKLGTNKTALQQVKVVGVTCAACPFPCLDTLKFPVVVLDECSQMTEPTSLLPIARFQCEKLVLVGDPKQLPPTIQGSESIHEKGLEQTLFDRLCLMGHKTILLRTQYRCHPAISAIANELFYEGNLIDGVSEKERSPLLDWLPTLCFYSVSGLEQIERDNSFYNMAEVHFTVKLIQSLIASDIDGSAVGVITFYKSQMYKIQNLLRNVHSEAFPMKAVQVSTVDAFQGAEKEIIILSCVRTRQTGFTDSEKRMNVALTRAKRHLLIVGNLTCLSKNRLYERVINHCKGRENGLQHASQCEQQLNDILKYYLEEKKEEEQSKKKEK; the protein is encoded by the exons ATGGCTTCTCAAGAATTTACT GTGTTGTACACtcaccagaaaatgaaaaaatccaAAACGTGGCAAGATGGAGTTCTGAGGATTAGACCTGGAGAAAATAAG gcGATCTTGTTTGATGAGAAAGGACAATATTTGGAGAGTATGTTTATAAAATCCCAG GTGAATTCTGGAGATAATTTAGAAAGCGAACGATATCTGATCACAGttgaagaagcaaaaatgaaggaaaactcTTGCGAGAATCAACCAAGGAAAGCTGAAGTAGTAGATGTGAATAGACGTGGTGTGAAGCCTGGAGTTCTACCTCCCAGGCATCTGTCTGTTGGCTTAAAGAGGAAGTTCAAA GGTTTCCAAGGGCCACGTCAGGTTGAAAAGAAAGTATCAACAGtagaagatggagaaagaatGGCAGTATTGCCTACATCTGAGCAGAGTCGGGATCTTTTTCCATCCAGGTTTTATAGTACCTCTCCCTTATTTTCTACTGTTTACAAGAAGAATGCAGAAACAGATCTATCTACAGACTTGCGTGAAGATGGAGGTACAGATAACAGAGATCGTGTGACTCCCTCCCCAGTGGTTTCACTTCCATTTCTTCATACGTGtaatgaaacagagaagaaaaattctgatCAGTCCATGGTAAAGCCAGAGTCTCCTCTAATAACTGGGCACACCAAGTCTAGTAGTTGGACAGCTGGTCACGGGGCAGTGTCACAGAACAtcaggagcacagcacaaatCATAGCTCTTTTGAAATCTAAAACAACACAAGTCTGCAGGGAACAAGCAACGTCTGAAGTCACAAAATGTAGTAGATTTCAagcactggaaaacagagatAGTTCATATAGCCTAAAAAGCACAACCCTGCCTGCCTTTTCTGTCAACTCTGACAAAAGCATTGCTCAAAATATTCATCATTTGCCTTCTACAAAGGAAATGGTAAATGATAAAAAGGAATGGAATATTGAAATGCTTATAAATTCATCTGAACCTTGTGATAAAGAAATCACAGGGCGAACACATGACAAAAAGGCTGATAGTTTAAGCCAAGATTTACAAGATCCCTGCAAGACAAATAGTTCTGTACTATCTGAATTAACCATAAGCAGAGTGAGCGACAGCCAGTTTGTGTCTTCTTGTTCAGCAAGTCCAATTGCCTTTGAAGCACCTGTCTCCATATCCAGAGAGCATCTGGCAATTAATGGTCTTCAGGATAATTCATCAATCGATTCTCAGCGTGACCTTCAGCTGAGACAAAGCTCAGAAAGAGCACCTAGTGACTCAGAGCTCTCTGAGGATGTAACAGTGACTGAAAATGGGATTGCACTGCAGGGATTAAGTCCATGTGGCAGGGACTGTAGTCCAGACAAACAGGTGATGGAGGTTAATTTTGACCTGTTGGGGGCTTTTGATTTTCCTGATGTGGACAATGGAGAGcactgtgaaagaaataaaaaagagctcACTGAAGAAGATATGCTTTCAAAAAGTGTAGATTGCTTAGAGGGAGAAGATGGGGCTCAAAATACTGCATTGAGACTTAATTCTTGTTTTGAAGTGATGACACACtgtaaaaaggaagaaaacaagtgtTCAATATATGATGTAGAAAATGATGGCAATCGCTGTACTGAGAACATGCCATTACAGTTTTGTAACAATGTTGTAGGTACAGAGAGTGTTATGGAGGACTCTACCGAAATTGTAGCAGAACTTTTGGATGATAGAAACAGCTTTAAAGAGATTAATGAAAGCCTAATAAGTATTGAAACTGTGAACAATAAGAAGGATCTCGATGTCTGTGCAGCACTTACCATTAATGGCACTTTGGGAACAAAAAGGAAGCACTTTGATCTTTCTCCTGGTGACACAAATGTTGAATGTCACCCTAAAACTGGAATgttttgtaaaactgaaaatgtttcatgtCTTGCTTCCAGCAGTATTATTTCTACAACAGAAGGACAGACTGAAGATGATATTATGCAGCTTGGATGTAGAAAATCCCCAGACGGTGATATAGAACATTTCTGGGGAACTAAAAGTGATTACATCAAACCAAATAGCCCTGTGCTGACTTTGTCACAAAACTCTGAATCTTGCTGTGGTTCATTCCAAAATATTACAGAAGGTCATCAAAATGTATCTGGCTTTTTGAGTAAGGAAGATACTCTTATTTCCAGAAGTGCTATCTGTCCTTTAGGGAAAGGCCATTCAGcctcagaagaaacagaaatgggtGAAACAGAGTTTGAAAATCCATTGAGCGTGAATGTCCCTCATGGAGCCTGCAAAGGTGAAAGAATAGAAATGGACTGTCTGAAATTCATGGCAATGGCTGAAAATTCATCAGATCTTCCTGCTTTGGTAAACAATATCACCCTTCTAAGAGCTTTGTCTCAGTGTAGCACAGCACTAGACAGCTTACAAatgatgaaggaaaataatgatgTGTTACATGACGCAGAGACTTCTAAAGAGATACTCAAACCTCTTATCAAAGATGAAG CTATAAAACGGTTTACAGAAATGCCTTACTCAGAAAGTATACAGGCATCTTCATGTTCATGCGTTGATTCTTCTGGCAATTTG AAAACTGAGCTGTGTGTTCCACCAAAAGTACTGGGCCAAAGAGACCCCAGGGCATCTGACTGCCAATGGAAG CCTGTTGAGTTTCAAGGGTACCAGATAAAGGGATCAGCATCTAGTGAGACAATGTTGAGAGttccctgctcacagctgggatggcagcagaacCCAGACACTATGGAGTTTGCAGCTGAGAGATTTTTGTCACCTCCATTTTCAAGCAATTATGTCCTTTCTGACTTCAGAGAg TCTCCAGATTCAACAAGTCTTCATGAGGACAATACGAATTTTATCAGAGAGGAGAATTTTCAAAAGAAGTTTAATATCAGAGACTCAGTAGTAGATCACTCCC CATTGGCATTGAACCCATGTTCTGAAGTTCCGCCATGGATAGTGTCAAGCTCACCATCACATTCTGTATTGGGGGAAATGCAGTGGACTTCATGGGAACCTGACAAG ATTATTTCATCAGTGCAACTGAATTCCTCAGTTTCTCCAGcttcaggaaaaaaggaaagtgttCAAGACACCCAGGAACCTCTGGTTCACAGGAACCTACCAAGTGATTCTGAACTTTCAGAAGACATTTTCA CATGGGAGAAAGACAGCTATCCAGAGGAATGCAACtctgcagttaaaataaaaagttcacTTGTCACAGCTACTGCTGAGAAGATTCCCAACATGGAATTTTTCCTAACTGACAGTGAGGAGGTTCAGCAGTCTAATGGCTTTTCAGGAGTCAGATTGAACATCAAGTCAACAGTGTTTCCTATGAGTGCTTCTGGCCCCGAGGACAGGAATTATGAAACCTCTGTGTTTGAGG TGTACAGACAAAGGAAATCTGTGCACCCAGCATTCTCAAATGTGACTTCACAATACAGACAAAGCAAGTGGCTAAAATATCTAAACAGTGCTCATTGTGACTTGACAACTCAAAACAGCAGTGATATGGATGTGACTGATGACATCCATGCTGAGAACGTCCTTGGAATGCTGCCGGGTGACACAGGAGAGTGCCAGTACAGCACTGTGAATAGCAGCGCTCCCGGCTCTGTacctctgctgacagcaaagaGCGTGCTTGGTGAATGCTGTGCAGATAGCAGCAACCAAGATTTGATTTCAGAGAGGAAGTTACTTCGCTTAAAACAGACTCCTTTAACTGAACCAGCACAAATGGTGTTGAGTCATCTGACCTGCCGCACTGCAACAGATGTCCAG gacGTAACGGTTTCTGAGTTATCTTTTCCTAATGCAGATAAAGTAAAACATGCTAATCTTCCTAAAAGAAAGATCACCATACCAACTGAGTTTCAGTCTCACATTCACTACAAACAGGTTTTTAAAGCTGCTCTGACAG AACACTTAAACATAATGCTTTTTGAGTTGTCACAAAGATTACACAACGCTCTTTCCAAAGTGGATATATCGTTTTACACTTCATTGAAAGATGAGCGAAGTGAGAGCAAAGAAAGCTGCGTTCCACTCTGTGATCACATGCGTCCTGCTAAGGTTCTTGTGGTTAAAAAAGAAGGTCAAAACAAG GGCCGTCTGTTCTATGCCTGCGATGCCCCAAGAGCTGAGCGGTGTTCATTTTTCAAGTGGACAGAAGAAGTGAATCCTGCACAAATGAAAAAATTCAGACCAAGTGTAGTGCTTCATGATGTAAAAAGTATTGGGGCATACCTCcgaaatcaaaacatttttgtgtttgaTGGATGCCAGCTTTTTGTGAG GAAAGGCTATGAAATTCGAACACAATGGTGTAGTAAGCTCAAGAAACTTATGAATGTGCATGCTGAATCTGACGGGGATTCCAAAAGTAAACTGTACCTCAAGCTAAGCAGAAAGGAGCATTATTCTCTCTATAGCAAAG ATGATATTTGGGTTGTTTCAAAGACTCTGAATTTTGATCCCCTTGATACTTTCATTGcaagcagtgctttctttgGACCAACACATAACAACGAAGTAGAACTACTACCACTGAAAGGCTATTGCCCCTCAAACTGGCACTCACACA CATCAGTTCATGCCTTGCTAGTTTGTAATGCCAGTGGTGAGCTTATATCCTTAAGAAATATGGAAGAATACTTCAACCCATCTACTTTACCACTAATACCATATCTACTAAAAAT gAATCTTGATTCTGAAAAACCTACTAGGAGaatcaacaaaagaaaatttactCCACCTGCCATGAGCCTGGTACACAAAAAGACATATGCATCTGCCAGCACTGAAGTGGCAATGGAACTAGCTGAAAAGATGATCCTAACATTCTCACTGAATCCAGATCAAGCTACATCTCTGATTCATATAGCTCAGATGATGACCTCATATGCAAATACAAAACCAGTGGAAGAACATCAGATTTTCCCTATCACAATCATACATG GTGTTTTTGGAGCTGGAAAGAGCTATTTGCTGTCTGTTGTGATCTTGTTCCTGGTCCAGCTTTTTGAAAGCAGTGAAGCTAAGGAGGGTCCAGAGCTAGCTCCATGGAAACTTCTGATTGCTTCTTCCACTAATGTTGCTGTTGACAGGATATTGTTGTG tctgCTTGATCTTGGATTTGAGGACTTTATCAGGGTGGGAAGTATTAGGAAAATCGCCAAAGCAGTTCTTCCATATAG TTTACATGCTGGctcaggaaatgaaaatgaacagttaAAAGAACTTCTTGCTCTCATGAAGGAAGACTTAGCTCCAGCTGAAAAAACATATGTAAGGAAGAGCATTGAGCGACATAAACTGGGGACCAATAAAACTGCACTGCAACAG GTAAAAGTGGTTGGAGTGACCTGTGCTGCCTGTCCATTCCCTTGCTTGGATACTCTTAAGTTTCCTGTAGTGGTGCTGGATGAGTGCAGTCAGATGACTGAACCTACTTCTCTCCTTCCTATTGCAAG GTTTCAGTGTGAAAAGCTAGTCCTTGTTGGAGATCCCAAGCAACTGCCACCAACTATTCAAGGGTCCGAAAGCATTCATGAAAAAGGACTGGAGCAGACTCTCTTTGATAGGCTTTGCTTAATG GGACATAAAACAATACTGCTACGGACACAGTACCGATGCCACCCTGCTATTAGTGCCATAGCCAATGAGCTGTTCTATGAAGGAAACCTGATAGATGGtgtttctgagaaggaaagaagtccTTTACTGGATTGGCTTCCAACACTGTGTTTTTATAGTGTTAGTGGGCTGGAGCAA atTGAAAGAGACAACAGCTTTTATAACATGGCAGAAGTTCATTTCACAGTCAAGCTTATCCAGTCTCTGATTGCAAGTGACATAGATGGATCTGCAGTGGGTGTGATTACATTTTATAAGTCACAGATGTATAAG ATACAGAACTTGCTTAGGAATGTACATTCTGAGGCTTTTCCAATGAAGGCTGTCCAGGTGTCCACTGTAGATGCATTCCAGGGAGCTGAGAAGGAGATCATTATTCTGTCGTGTGTAAGAACAAGACAAACTGGATTCACAGactcagaaaagagaatgaatgtTGCACTAACAAGGGCAAAGAGGCACCTGCTGATTGTTGGAAATCTGACCTGCTTAAGTAAGAACAGACTCTACGAAAGAGTAATTAATCACTGCAAAG GACGAGAAAACGGATTGCAACATGCAAGCCAATGTGAGCAGCAGCTAAACGACATTCTTAAGTACtatttggaggaaaagaaggaagaagagcagagcaagaaaaaggaaaaataa